From a single Planctellipticum variicoloris genomic region:
- a CDS encoding Na-translocating system protein MpsC family protein, translating into MRKTVPTNHKPLRILIVDDNRDGADALGLLVEALGNEAHVTYGGTQALDVASAFCPDLILVDLLMPNMNGCELVTQLRQKPGFAHIRMVAVTGLKDEGHKTLALKSGFDALVVKPATLEDINSALASVVPTATPRSRSPKRSPARVSPGTERRLPMDEARRIRSERPSKSLTQAEGEAAICDGVIRFQEEYLGWRSDQVHVHLIKDFVLVRIRGALTLAERQLCNSTSSGKGRDLIKQTRKHLLELARPMLASLIHEATGAKVASMHHDISTVTGEEVVLFSLAEMPRFE; encoded by the coding sequence CCGGGACGGAGCGGACGCTCTGGGTTTGCTGGTGGAGGCGCTTGGCAACGAGGCCCACGTGACCTACGGCGGGACGCAGGCGCTCGACGTGGCGTCTGCCTTTTGCCCCGATCTGATCCTCGTCGACCTTCTGATGCCGAATATGAACGGGTGCGAGCTCGTCACTCAACTGCGACAGAAGCCAGGCTTCGCACACATTCGGATGGTCGCCGTCACCGGCTTGAAGGACGAGGGGCACAAGACGCTGGCCTTGAAATCCGGGTTCGATGCCTTGGTCGTCAAACCCGCGACTCTGGAAGACATCAACTCCGCGCTGGCTTCGGTTGTTCCAACAGCGACTCCTCGGAGTCGATCGCCAAAAAGGTCGCCGGCGCGTGTGAGTCCCGGAACCGAACGTCGACTGCCGATGGACGAGGCGCGGCGCATCCGGAGCGAGCGCCCTTCCAAAAGTCTGACTCAGGCGGAGGGCGAAGCGGCCATCTGCGATGGAGTCATTCGCTTTCAGGAGGAGTATCTGGGCTGGCGTTCGGATCAGGTGCACGTCCACCTTATCAAAGACTTCGTGCTGGTCCGTATCCGCGGCGCTTTAACGCTCGCCGAGCGACAACTCTGCAATTCGACGTCGTCGGGAAAAGGCCGCGATCTTATTAAGCAGACTCGCAAGCACCTGCTCGAGCTGGCCCGCCCGATGCTGGCGTCGCTCATCCACGAAGCCACGGGCGCGAAGGTCGCGAGCATGCATCACGACATCAGCACCGTCACCGGCGAAGAAGTGGTTCTCTTCTCCCTCGCCGAAATGCCGCGCTTCGAGTAA